Proteins found in one Paenibacillus borealis genomic segment:
- a CDS encoding S-layer homology domain-containing protein: protein MLRIPLRKIPVLILLASLVLSSAPFGEPPAAYGAGGTAAAVSSAVLDITQSKVEGEYALDLSEVGNVDWLHLKGNGPDDIIQIKKAVPSSVTFSVYGNDTTGTEGKPDRGSDGNYLSYSWNDGMAGYERAVKDTGFGVFFPKNRDSGIYGNVGWTFKIAPQPQESTVVFGIGLWQAKAAVKIYADMNLMETKEISAGGTSEVYKYQIKVPANVQLRVEGLQAETLSRYGNMSFSGLAISSKEVADKSLLQLAYNQVKDKLQGVYTDASWQDFAKARIQAKEVLDKPDALQAEIDTALSLLEQKQAALVRRETNLMIDYTGAAENEYEFGSNGDQQDRYQTFTAQESFEMQYAQVNVRKMSNNVSDLTVKLYGTDPSGFPAGAPLAETVVGRDRVADGEMTTIPLRYSLTGNTRYALVVSQKNLSAGKYRWMVMKKNGETASEFFGKNVSGAFQSEAHLGTGILRIIKNTDVDRTALQALIDDIAKSNYNSRLYTIPSWSALEAALANAGLVLNDFDADQEEIDAALSHLQEASDQLEINMDMAAIAGQIDLISRAVIKGYTLSSLNTLNEAVQAAKALDANAPDNEKLTAFSAVLEAIHNLKTAGKYQYDTHAQMTAAFGFEGDKNASLAFLDGSYQIGGSRPEQHGPVAPKQMVTFGVADTSNIKWTKGEGYLPVMISEYTKNKVDYKIETFANKHTVDQKDYVVNYSRVTAANHSGELMLLPVVSGNLVPINADAVNTYTVQPGGSVVREYAIEADKYEYFDKNLTRFTSLTKEQVAGLGTFEANYIEMKAYWLTRLSTIVDIGLPNQELENAFKSGYIDTLIIKDDTYLHVGENGYARLFSHDTLGILVNLIQSGDFAHAQDYLKSIPLTGGINIETGQVDSNLYWDTNWKIPWAYAVYLSKTGDASIFDEQMTADDGSTGTVFEKRVKFGARTIESDRNADGIMKKTYAIDSEGNWTIDNYSALTGLTAYEYVTRELYRLKNDETYLQEAEWAKARYDDLLAKFTAKLQQTITEEGLDYIPASVVETNDENRMSDSRDANWASMFLFGRWHWDGYLYGAEQPEDNINLKLLDDTYSYGINRRIQEDTTDSPYNFGGYPHGFYSSAYNAGYGSAALRGEEYRDMGIKAYEFMIENSMSGPFSWWEGINYPVAGSPWAQTNDQLNLQNTPGGGGSAQHMWGQSVNSKVLIDSLIAERIYDQNQKAEIIVGRGIPKEWVKDAARNNNVVASVQNYPALQGGRVGYSIVRQDNQLVVTFSSDLNQSKVEAGGASFSVQLPSMVNNITDVSAGILDNGKGIVTVPLNTASVTITLGDLPKPLAVNLDKDKLEIVYAEGDLQTSVTKDVILPAAGEHGSEITWTSSSPDIISSKGEVKRPVSTTVVTLTAILKKDGAEAQKSFVLTVLKADTKPDGGTDTGNNGNNGNNGNNSNNSNNSNNGNAGNNTGNAGTIGTIVTTDNKGSTGSTGNTGDGGITTQPAFKDVEKHWAKENIITAAQRKLINGYEDGTFRPDGAVTRSEFAVILGRALQADFAQSGLTFTDAGSIPSWAKPYVAAAVNSGWITGYTDQSFRPGGNITRLEMIAMIVRALGWKTDPQAKAAFADAELIPSWGQPYAAAAYEAGLVEGQENNRLAPNDQATRAEAVTLILRLLDKTEQQ, encoded by the coding sequence ATGCTCAGAATACCCTTACGAAAAATCCCCGTCTTGATATTGCTGGCTTCACTGGTCTTATCCTCAGCTCCGTTTGGAGAGCCCCCGGCCGCTTATGGAGCAGGAGGCACAGCTGCCGCTGTAAGCTCCGCCGTACTTGATATTACCCAAAGTAAAGTAGAAGGTGAGTATGCGCTGGATCTGTCGGAGGTTGGGAATGTAGACTGGCTGCATCTGAAAGGCAACGGCCCGGATGACATCATTCAGATTAAAAAGGCCGTTCCCAGCTCTGTAACCTTCAGCGTGTACGGGAACGATACGACAGGTACTGAAGGAAAGCCGGATAGGGGCAGTGACGGGAACTATTTGTCCTATTCCTGGAATGACGGCATGGCTGGTTATGAAAGGGCTGTCAAGGATACCGGATTCGGCGTGTTTTTCCCCAAGAACAGAGATTCGGGAATATACGGGAATGTAGGCTGGACCTTCAAGATTGCCCCGCAGCCGCAGGAGTCAACGGTCGTTTTTGGCATCGGGCTATGGCAGGCTAAAGCTGCTGTGAAGATCTATGCGGATATGAACCTCATGGAGACGAAGGAAATCAGTGCGGGGGGAACCTCGGAAGTATACAAGTATCAGATTAAGGTGCCAGCCAATGTGCAACTAAGAGTGGAGGGTCTGCAGGCAGAAACCCTTTCACGGTACGGTAATATGTCCTTCTCAGGACTGGCGATAAGCAGCAAGGAGGTAGCCGACAAAAGCTTGCTCCAGCTTGCCTATAATCAAGTGAAGGACAAGCTCCAAGGCGTATACACGGATGCGTCCTGGCAGGACTTTGCCAAGGCAAGGATTCAAGCCAAGGAGGTACTGGACAAGCCGGATGCCCTCCAGGCGGAAATTGACACGGCCCTGTCTCTTCTAGAGCAGAAGCAAGCGGCTCTGGTAAGAAGAGAAACCAATCTGATGATCGATTACACAGGTGCTGCGGAGAATGAATACGAATTCGGCAGTAATGGGGATCAGCAGGACAGATATCAGACCTTTACAGCTCAGGAGAGCTTCGAGATGCAGTACGCACAAGTAAATGTGAGGAAAATGTCCAATAACGTAAGCGACTTGACCGTGAAGCTATATGGGACAGACCCTTCCGGCTTCCCGGCAGGTGCTCCTCTTGCAGAAACGGTGGTCGGCAGGGACCGTGTTGCGGATGGTGAAATGACCACAATCCCGCTCCGCTATAGTCTCACAGGAAATACACGGTATGCTCTGGTTGTATCACAGAAGAATCTGTCCGCCGGCAAATACCGCTGGATGGTCATGAAGAAGAACGGGGAAACGGCAAGTGAATTTTTCGGTAAAAACGTCTCCGGAGCCTTCCAATCCGAAGCACATCTGGGCACCGGCATCTTAAGAATTATTAAGAATACGGATGTGGACAGAACCGCCTTGCAGGCCTTAATTGATGATATTGCCAAATCTAACTACAACAGCAGGCTGTACACCATACCGTCGTGGTCTGCACTGGAAGCCGCGTTGGCTAATGCCGGCCTGGTTTTAAACGATTTTGACGCTGACCAGGAGGAGATCGATGCAGCACTCAGCCATTTACAGGAGGCAAGTGACCAGCTGGAAATTAATATGGATATGGCGGCGATTGCCGGGCAGATCGATCTCATTAGCCGGGCCGTCATCAAAGGCTACACCCTCAGTTCCCTGAATACATTAAATGAAGCTGTGCAAGCCGCCAAGGCGCTGGATGCAAACGCTCCGGATAACGAGAAGCTGACCGCCTTCTCCGCTGTTTTGGAAGCGATTCATAATTTGAAGACCGCAGGCAAATACCAGTACGATACCCATGCGCAAATGACAGCAGCCTTCGGCTTCGAAGGCGACAAGAATGCTTCGCTCGCTTTTCTGGACGGATCGTATCAAATCGGCGGAAGCCGTCCGGAGCAGCATGGTCCGGTAGCCCCTAAGCAAATGGTCACGTTCGGAGTTGCAGATACAAGCAACATCAAATGGACCAAGGGGGAAGGTTATTTACCTGTAATGATCAGTGAATATACGAAGAATAAAGTAGACTACAAGATTGAGACCTTCGCCAACAAGCATACGGTGGACCAGAAGGATTATGTCGTCAACTATTCCAGAGTCACGGCTGCGAATCATTCAGGCGAGCTCATGCTGCTGCCGGTCGTCTCGGGCAATCTAGTTCCAATCAATGCGGACGCTGTAAATACGTACACCGTTCAGCCGGGCGGGAGCGTTGTCAGGGAATATGCGATTGAAGCTGATAAATATGAATATTTTGACAAGAACTTGACCCGGTTTACTTCCTTGACCAAAGAGCAGGTGGCGGGTCTGGGAACCTTCGAAGCCAACTACATTGAGATGAAGGCTTATTGGCTGACGAGACTCTCCACAATAGTTGATATTGGCTTGCCGAACCAGGAGCTTGAGAATGCGTTCAAATCCGGCTATATTGATACGCTGATTATTAAAGATGATACGTATCTGCATGTGGGTGAAAACGGCTATGCCCGGTTATTCTCCCATGATACGCTGGGCATTCTGGTAAATCTGATTCAGAGCGGGGATTTCGCTCATGCGCAGGATTATCTGAAGAGTATCCCGCTGACTGGCGGAATCAACATTGAGACGGGTCAGGTGGACAGCAATCTGTATTGGGATACCAACTGGAAAATACCATGGGCCTATGCGGTTTACTTAAGTAAAACCGGTGACGCCTCTATTTTTGATGAGCAGATGACCGCCGATGACGGGTCTACCGGCACCGTTTTTGAGAAGCGGGTTAAATTCGGTGCGCGAACCATTGAGAGTGACCGCAACGCTGACGGAATTATGAAAAAAACGTATGCAATTGATTCCGAAGGCAACTGGACGATCGACAATTATTCTGCCCTGACCGGTCTGACCGCTTATGAATATGTAACCCGCGAACTCTACCGTTTAAAAAATGATGAAACCTATTTGCAAGAGGCGGAGTGGGCAAAAGCAAGGTATGACGACTTATTGGCCAAATTCACAGCCAAGCTGCAGCAGACGATAACCGAAGAAGGGCTTGATTACATTCCGGCTTCGGTCGTTGAGACCAATGATGAGAACCGGATGAGTGACTCCAGAGATGCGAACTGGGCCTCCATGTTCCTGTTCGGCAGATGGCACTGGGACGGGTATCTGTATGGGGCAGAGCAGCCCGAGGATAATATCAACCTGAAGCTGCTGGATGATACGTATTCCTATGGAATCAACCGGCGTATCCAGGAGGATACGACAGATTCTCCGTACAATTTCGGGGGTTATCCGCATGGCTTCTACTCAAGCGCATATAATGCCGGTTACGGAAGCGCTGCACTGCGCGGAGAAGAATACCGGGATATGGGAATCAAAGCGTATGAATTCATGATTGAAAATTCGATGAGCGGGCCGTTCAGCTGGTGGGAAGGGATCAATTATCCTGTCGCAGGAAGCCCTTGGGCACAGACGAATGATCAGCTGAACCTTCAGAATACACCGGGCGGCGGCGGATCAGCCCAGCATATGTGGGGACAATCGGTGAACTCTAAGGTACTCATTGACTCCTTGATTGCCGAGCGGATTTATGATCAGAATCAGAAGGCTGAGATTATTGTAGGCCGCGGTATCCCTAAGGAGTGGGTCAAGGACGCTGCCAGGAACAATAATGTGGTGGCCAGTGTGCAGAATTACCCCGCCCTGCAAGGCGGCAGAGTCGGGTACAGTATTGTAAGACAAGACAACCAGCTCGTGGTGACCTTCAGCAGCGATTTGAACCAGTCGAAGGTAGAGGCCGGAGGGGCCAGCTTTAGTGTCCAATTGCCGAGTATGGTGAACAATATAACGGATGTATCTGCAGGCATATTGGATAACGGCAAAGGTATCGTTACGGTCCCGTTAAATACAGCCTCAGTAACGATAACTTTAGGTGACTTACCGAAACCGCTGGCTGTTAACTTAGATAAGGATAAGCTTGAAATTGTTTATGCCGAAGGAGACCTCCAGACCTCGGTTACCAAAGACGTTATTTTGCCGGCAGCAGGTGAACATGGAAGTGAAATTACCTGGACCTCAAGTAGTCCCGATATCATCTCCAGTAAAGGAGAGGTTAAGCGTCCGGTGAGCACAACCGTGGTGACTTTGACGGCCATCCTGAAGAAAGACGGGGCAGAGGCGCAGAAGAGCTTTGTATTGACGGTGCTAAAGGCAGACACCAAGCCTGACGGAGGCACGGATACAGGGAATAATGGCAACAACGGCAATAATGGCAATAACAGCAATAACAGCAATAACAGCAATAATGGGAATGCGGGCAACAACACGGGGAATGCCGGTACTATTGGAACTATCGTAACCACCGACAATAAGGGCAGCACAGGCAGCACAGGAAATACAGGCGATGGCGGTATTACCACTCAGCCTGCGTTCAAGGATGTAGAGAAGCACTGGGCCAAAGAAAACATTATAACTGCGGCGCAGCGCAAGCTAATTAACGGTTATGAAGACGGAACCTTCCGTCCGGACGGAGCGGTTACGCGCAGTGAATTCGCGGTGATCCTGGGGCGTGCCTTACAGGCGGATTTTGCGCAATCCGGACTTACCTTCACGGATGCAGGCAGCATTCCGTCATGGGCGAAGCCGTATGTTGCCGCAGCGGTTAACTCCGGCTGGATTACAGGCTATACGGACCAGTCCTTCCGGCCGGGCGGAAACATTACCCGCCTGGAGATGATTGCCATGATAGTCCGGGCGCTGGGTTGGAAGACAGACCCGCAGGCTAAGGCTGCTTTTGCAGATGCGGAGCTTATTCCTTCATGGGGTCAGCCATATGCAGCTGCCGCGTATGAAGCGGGTCTGGTTGAAGGCCAAGAGAATAACCGGCTGGCTCCGAATGATCAGGCAACGCGAGCAGAGGCAGTGACCCTGATTCTAAGACTGTTAGACAAAACTGAACAGCAGTAA
- a CDS encoding adenosylcobinamide amidohydrolase, giving the protein MKEVQVKLPFNLDGGLTVYRSRVWQGLTLEWREGHLLLEFPAEADSISSAVYGGGTGRLKRAVNQYVTRDYECSNPVRDMENKLQEWGYPLEGCAGLMTAVPLEHAAVAEEDTGSAGIMCCVTAAAGNAARAGSQRSVLAAYRPGTINIMLGIDGWLSPSAMVNAVMTATEAKAAALADLGITDSENGLTATGTTTDAIVLAVSGSHRYAAEHVYAGTATDLGGAIGRLVYSAVTESLRSVKAAEAVLRAQAAQPELQGQPGQQSKGGRG; this is encoded by the coding sequence GTGAAAGAAGTGCAGGTGAAACTACCCTTTAATCTTGACGGTGGATTGACGGTGTATCGGAGCAGGGTCTGGCAGGGATTAACACTGGAATGGCGGGAAGGCCATCTGCTGCTGGAATTTCCGGCTGAAGCGGACAGTATATCAAGCGCGGTGTATGGCGGGGGAACAGGCCGTCTCAAGCGGGCGGTGAATCAATATGTCACCCGGGACTACGAATGCAGCAATCCGGTACGGGATATGGAGAATAAGCTGCAGGAATGGGGATACCCGCTGGAAGGCTGTGCCGGACTGATGACGGCAGTTCCGCTTGAGCATGCTGCTGTTGCCGAGGAGGATACCGGCTCTGCGGGGATAATGTGCTGCGTGACAGCGGCTGCGGGCAATGCCGCCCGGGCCGGGTCGCAGCGCAGCGTGCTGGCGGCTTACCGCCCGGGCACGATCAACATCATGCTTGGCATTGACGGCTGGCTGTCGCCGTCTGCCATGGTTAACGCCGTGATGACGGCCACGGAAGCGAAGGCTGCCGCACTGGCAGATCTCGGAATCACGGATTCCGAGAATGGGCTAACCGCAACCGGAACCACCACGGATGCGATCGTGCTCGCGGTGAGCGGAAGCCATCGCTATGCAGCGGAGCATGTCTACGCCGGAACAGCGACCGACCTGGGCGGAGCCATCGGCAGGCTGGTGTACAGTGCGGTGACGGAAAGCCTGCGTTCGGTGAAAGCGGCGGAAGCGGTGCTGAGAGCACAAGCAGCACAGCCAGAACTGCAAGGGCAGCCTGGGCAGCAATCGAAAGGCGGCCGGGGATAA
- the cbiB gene encoding adenosylcobinamide-phosphate synthase CbiB, whose protein sequence is MKLAIILLAAYVVDRIVGDPRNLPHPVIYMGKAISAIERLIRRFAARPRALKRAGLLLPLLVAGGAWALTALLVMLLYRISPWLAGAAEVWLISTTIASKGLKDAGMAVFAELRQGDIPAARRALGMIVGRDTARLESPEIVRGTVETVAENIVDAIISPLFFALLGGAPLAMAYRAVNTLDSMVGYKNDKYRDLGWASARLDDVANYIPARITALLLTLCAALLRLDWRRCWRTVRRDARLHPSPNSGYPESAVAGALGIRLGGENVYHGVTSFRAYMGDPLRTMEPEDIIVTSRMMMLSSAIFVCLCAAVALLWNGIGG, encoded by the coding sequence GTGAAGCTCGCCATCATACTGTTGGCCGCTTATGTTGTGGACCGGATTGTCGGTGATCCGCGTAATCTTCCCCATCCCGTTATCTATATGGGGAAGGCCATCAGCGCGATAGAGCGGCTTATCCGCCGCTTCGCAGCAAGGCCCCGTGCCCTGAAGCGGGCAGGGCTCCTGCTTCCGCTCCTGGTAGCAGGAGGCGCCTGGGCACTGACAGCGCTGCTTGTCATGCTGCTCTACCGGATATCACCCTGGCTGGCCGGGGCGGCCGAAGTGTGGCTGATCTCTACAACGATTGCCTCCAAAGGCTTGAAGGATGCAGGGATGGCGGTATTCGCAGAACTCCGCCAAGGGGATATTCCCGCTGCCCGCAGAGCGCTGGGGATGATCGTCGGCCGGGATACGGCCCGCCTGGAGAGCCCGGAAATCGTCCGCGGCACAGTGGAGACAGTGGCGGAGAATATCGTCGACGCGATCATCTCGCCGCTGTTCTTCGCCCTGCTGGGCGGGGCTCCGCTGGCTATGGCCTACCGTGCCGTGAACACGCTGGATTCCATGGTCGGCTACAAGAACGACAAATACCGCGACCTCGGCTGGGCATCCGCCCGGCTGGATGATGTCGCGAATTACATACCGGCACGGATTACAGCGCTATTATTAACCTTATGTGCGGCGCTGCTGCGGCTGGACTGGCGGAGATGCTGGCGTACCGTGCGGCGGGATGCACGTCTTCATCCCAGCCCGAACAGCGGCTACCCGGAATCAGCAGTCGCCGGAGCGCTAGGCATCCGGTTGGGCGGAGAGAATGTATACCACGGTGTAACCTCCTTCCGCGCTTACATGGGCGATCCGCTGCGGACGATGGAGCCGGAGGATATTATTGTGACTTCGCGGATGATGATGCTGTCTTCGGCCATATTTGTCTGTCTATGTGCAGCGGTTGCCTTGTTATGGAACGGGATTGGAGGCTGA